One genomic window of Hymenobacter sp. J193 includes the following:
- a CDS encoding zinc dependent phospholipase C family protein — MLRFLLVGWLLLGSAVSVSAYSVLTHQANIDSTWQRCLLPTLQKRFPGGTAEELQDAKAYAYGGAIIQDMGFYPFGSKLFTNLTHYVRSGDFVTNLLTEAHDRNEYAFALGALAHYAADISGHPEGTNKAMPSVYPELQAKFGNTITYEEAPAQHTQLEFAFDVVQVAAGRYRSDDYHNYIGFKVSKEVLERGFEKTYGLKLGQVIANVDLSISSYRFAVKELIPLATRAAWQSKREDIRKLSPNARRRDYVYHLSRRQYRKEFGGSYQRPGLGARMLSGIVRLLPKIGPLKPFAFKLPTPEAQALFRSSFRTVIGKYCGLLEKQGAATAAALPNADFDTGHQTKVGEYALADETYGEWLRKLDA, encoded by the coding sequence ATGCTGCGTTTTCTGCTCGTTGGCTGGCTGCTGCTCGGCTCGGCTGTTTCGGTTTCTGCCTACTCCGTCCTCACTCACCAGGCCAACATCGACTCCACCTGGCAGCGCTGCCTGCTGCCCACGCTGCAAAAGCGCTTCCCGGGCGGCACGGCCGAAGAACTGCAGGACGCCAAGGCCTACGCCTACGGGGGAGCCATCATTCAGGACATGGGGTTTTATCCGTTCGGCTCGAAGCTCTTCACCAACCTCACCCACTACGTGCGCTCCGGCGACTTCGTGACTAATCTGCTAACCGAAGCGCATGACCGCAACGAGTATGCGTTTGCTCTTGGCGCCCTGGCCCATTACGCTGCCGACATCAGCGGCCACCCCGAGGGTACCAACAAGGCTATGCCCTCGGTATATCCAGAGCTGCAGGCGAAATTTGGGAATACCATCACGTACGAGGAGGCGCCCGCCCAGCACACCCAGCTGGAGTTTGCCTTCGATGTGGTACAGGTGGCAGCCGGCCGCTACCGCTCCGACGACTACCACAATTATATAGGCTTCAAAGTAAGCAAGGAGGTACTGGAGCGGGGCTTCGAGAAAACCTACGGCCTGAAGCTGGGCCAGGTCATTGCCAACGTGGACCTGAGCATCAGCTCCTACCGCTTTGCCGTGAAAGAGCTGATTCCGCTGGCTACCCGCGCCGCCTGGCAAAGCAAGCGCGAAGATATCCGCAAGCTCAGCCCCAACGCCCGCCGCCGCGACTACGTGTATCACCTCAGCCGGCGCCAGTACCGCAAGGAGTTCGGGGGTAGCTACCAGCGGCCGGGCCTGGGTGCCCGTATGCTTTCGGGCATCGTGCGGCTGCTGCCCAAAATCGGCCCGCTGAAGCCTTTTGCCTTTAAGCTGCCCACGCCCGAAGCCCAGGCCCTGTTTCGCAGCTCGTTTCGCACGGTCATTGGCAAGTACTGCGGGCTGCTGGAAAAGCAGGGTGCCGCCACCGCGGCCGCCCTGCCCAACGCCGATTTCGACACCGGCCATCAGACGAAAGTCGGCGAGTACGCCCTGGCCGATGAAACCTACGGGGAGTGGCTACGCAAGCTCGACGCGTAG
- a CDS encoding TVP38/TMEM64 family protein, with product MSATESAPVSLQPEASSSRLPLYVSLGLVAALVGCYFLWPAFHDAVREAFTILTSGDKPRIAAWVKQFGFWGPVLVVLAMVAQMFLVVINNVLLILVAILAYGPWWGSLLAWVSVLTASTVGYFLGRGLGGAFVAKILGRKNAQKVEDQVGRYGIGAVFIARLTPVISNDAISFVAGLGRLGYLKFISATAVGILPLIGLLAYLGEDTKRLKSGLLWVSGISLLLFAGYVFWDKRRNPQAAQKPDDGRPRPAGPLPHHTPLRR from the coding sequence ATGTCTGCTACCGAATCGGCGCCGGTTTCTCTGCAGCCGGAAGCTTCTTCCAGCCGCCTGCCACTGTATGTTTCCCTGGGTTTGGTGGCCGCGCTGGTGGGCTGCTACTTTCTGTGGCCCGCTTTCCACGATGCCGTGCGGGAGGCCTTCACCATCCTCACCAGCGGCGACAAGCCCCGCATTGCAGCCTGGGTAAAGCAGTTCGGGTTCTGGGGGCCGGTGCTGGTCGTGCTGGCTATGGTAGCGCAGATGTTCCTGGTCGTCATCAACAACGTACTGCTGATCCTGGTGGCTATTCTGGCCTACGGGCCGTGGTGGGGGTCCTTGCTGGCCTGGGTGTCGGTGCTCACAGCTTCCACGGTGGGCTACTTTCTGGGCCGGGGGCTGGGTGGGGCCTTCGTGGCGAAAATCCTGGGCCGCAAAAACGCGCAGAAGGTAGAAGATCAGGTTGGCCGCTACGGCATTGGGGCCGTGTTCATTGCCCGGCTCACCCCGGTTATTTCCAACGACGCCATCAGCTTCGTGGCGGGGCTGGGCCGGCTGGGCTACCTGAAGTTCATTTCAGCCACCGCAGTAGGTATCCTGCCGCTTATCGGGCTGCTGGCTTACCTGGGCGAAGACACCAAACGCCTAAAGTCGGGGCTGCTGTGGGTTTCGGGCATCAGTCTGCTACTCTTTGCAGGCTACGTATTCTGGGACAAGCGCCGCAACCCGCAAGCCGCCCAAAAGCCTGACGATGGCCGCCCCCGCCCCGCCGGGCCTCTCCCCCACCACACGCCGCTACGTCGTTGA
- a CDS encoding PAS domain-containing protein, translating into MSDLLASTNFERLQTAVEAAGVGTWDFNPLTGDLQWSARCKELFGLPADAPIDYNRFLAGLHPNDRAATDAVVQQALDPAGRGQYDIEYRTVGLEDGGQLRWLRATGQAIFDEARTKAVRFVGTITDITHIRQQAQQYQTVIEFIPQMVWLTDPAGFHTFFNQRWIDYTGYTVEQSQGTEMWNNLLHPDDQDRARQVWSHCLATGEDYEIEYRFKGLNGQYRWFLGLAKPIRNEQGQITQWFGTCTDVNEQKQLQEQLERSYSDLEAKITFRTLDLEHQIRELKRRLGE; encoded by the coding sequence ATGTCTGATTTACTTGCTTCCACCAACTTCGAACGCCTGCAAACCGCCGTGGAAGCGGCCGGCGTGGGCACCTGGGACTTCAACCCCCTGACCGGCGACCTGCAATGGTCGGCGCGGTGCAAGGAGCTGTTTGGGCTGCCCGCCGACGCGCCCATCGACTATAACCGGTTTCTGGCCGGCCTCCATCCCAACGACCGTGCCGCCACCGATGCCGTGGTGCAGCAGGCGTTGGACCCCGCCGGCCGTGGTCAGTACGATATTGAGTACCGCACGGTAGGATTGGAAGATGGTGGCCAGCTGCGCTGGCTTCGGGCTACCGGCCAGGCCATTTTTGATGAGGCCCGCACCAAAGCCGTGCGCTTTGTAGGTACTATTACTGATATCACCCACATCCGCCAGCAGGCCCAGCAGTACCAGACGGTCATCGAGTTTATTCCGCAGATGGTGTGGCTGACGGACCCGGCGGGCTTTCACACGTTTTTCAACCAGCGCTGGATCGACTACACGGGCTACACCGTGGAGCAAAGCCAGGGCACGGAAATGTGGAACAACTTGCTGCACCCCGACGACCAGGACCGCGCCCGGCAAGTATGGAGCCATTGCCTGGCCACAGGCGAAGACTATGAAATTGAGTACCGCTTCAAAGGCCTGAATGGGCAGTATAGATGGTTTCTGGGGCTGGCCAAGCCCATCCGCAACGAGCAGGGCCAGATAACCCAGTGGTTTGGGACCTGCACCGATGTGAACGAGCAAAAACAGCTACAGGAACAGTTGGAACGTTCGTACAGCGACCTGGAAGCCAAAATAACCTTCCGCACGCTTGACCTGGAGCATCAGATCCGCGAGCTGAAGCGCCGTCTTGGTGAGTAA
- a CDS encoding glycosyl hydrolase encodes MLSIRYYLLWLLLAAGGLSAPASAQTTKSLKRGLAYGQHTAADLRVLAPGISWWYNWAPTPENAVKDLYRSAGVEFVPMVWGGTPKADDLIFTLPYDVKTLLGFNEPNFLTQANMPPSVAAARWKELEQTARQRGLKLASPAVNYCGDCVTENGQKFTDPVDYLDAFFAACPTCKVDYIAVHWYACDLGALQWYIGRFKKYGRPLWLTEFACGDLPHAQITLAKQKEYMKAAVSYLENEPSVARYAWFSGRNGEIPNINLLGDYGQLTELGQLYVSLPAGPGRVTATEAPAAPKPHLEVSEATANRFTIRVGAAQMEGVVQLTDMLGRVCAQITATSQQLRQGYTWILQRPLPAGVYIIRVRNPELFAARRVLIP; translated from the coding sequence ATGCTATCTATCCGCTATTACCTGTTGTGGCTCCTGCTGGCCGCTGGAGGATTGAGTGCCCCGGCGTCGGCCCAGACCACGAAAAGCCTGAAGCGCGGCCTGGCCTACGGCCAGCATACCGCCGCCGATTTGCGGGTTCTGGCCCCGGGCATCAGCTGGTGGTACAACTGGGCGCCCACGCCCGAAAATGCCGTGAAGGACCTGTACCGCAGCGCCGGCGTGGAGTTTGTGCCCATGGTATGGGGTGGAACGCCCAAGGCCGATGACCTGATTTTTACGCTGCCTTACGACGTCAAAACGCTATTAGGCTTCAACGAGCCGAATTTCCTGACGCAGGCCAATATGCCGCCCAGCGTAGCGGCCGCCCGCTGGAAGGAGCTGGAGCAAACGGCCCGGCAGCGGGGGCTCAAGCTGGCCTCACCCGCTGTGAACTACTGCGGGGACTGCGTGACCGAAAACGGCCAGAAGTTTACGGACCCCGTCGACTACCTCGATGCGTTTTTCGCGGCCTGTCCTACCTGCAAGGTCGATTACATTGCCGTGCACTGGTACGCCTGCGACTTAGGGGCGCTGCAGTGGTATATCGGCCGCTTTAAGAAGTACGGTAGGCCCCTCTGGCTTACTGAGTTTGCCTGCGGCGACCTGCCCCACGCGCAAATCACGCTGGCCAAGCAGAAGGAATACATGAAGGCGGCGGTGAGCTACCTGGAAAATGAGCCGAGCGTGGCCCGCTACGCCTGGTTTTCGGGCCGCAACGGCGAAATCCCCAACATCAATCTGCTCGGCGACTACGGGCAGCTCACCGAGTTGGGGCAGTTATACGTGAGTTTGCCGGCCGGGCCGGGCCGCGTAACGGCCACCGAAGCGCCAGCCGCCCCAAAGCCGCACCTAGAGGTGTCCGAGGCTACGGCCAACCGATTTACCATCCGCGTTGGGGCGGCGCAGATGGAGGGTGTGGTGCAGCTGACGGACATGCTGGGACGAGTGTGCGCCCAGATTACCGCTACCAGTCAGCAGCTGCGGCAGGGCTACACCTGGATTCTGCAACGCCCTCTGCCTGCGGGGGTTTACATTATCCGGGTACGAAACCCTGAACTTTTTGCAGCCCGTCGGGTTTTGATTCCTTGA
- a CDS encoding cation-translocating P-type ATPase: MSASPETEITTLDIEGMTCASCASFVEKSLSRTPGVQSAIVNFATEKATIQYLPDQASPATLREAVVQAGYGVTERAPDTSAAERSAELDRQKAAAYQQLKRRFWVAAGLALLIMPLSMLMLWPALMHRLNMQWLNYSLLLLTLPVLAYSGREFYNSAWNGLRHRTANMDTLIAVGTGAAFLYSLAATVAPGFFMRRGLMPEVYYDTTATIIALILLGKVLELRAKTQTSAAIRTLMGLQPKTARVVRPGGQEIDVPIELVQRGDVVLVRPGEKVATDGIIEEGHSAVDEAMLTGESLPVEKNVGDLVFGATLNKTGAFRFRVTKTGTDTMLARIVQLVEDAQGSRAPIQRLADKVSAVFVPTVVGIALLTFALWFALAPAETRLPLALVNFVAVLIIACPCALGLATPTAIMVGTGKGAEYGVLVRNAEALEKAHQVNTVLLDKTGTITRGEPAVTDYVTAPDQDMGQLLALIAAVERQSEHPLAEAVVRYADARQVVKLPATSFRAVEGQGASATVDGRDVLIGNQRLLSEAGIGLSAELSTQAETLLTQAKTVLYVAVAGQVTGLLGVADTVRPTSAAAIRRLQSMGLEVVMMTGDNPQTAGQMARQVGITRYFAEVLPQDKAGKVQELQAEGRIVAMVGDGINDAPALAQADVGLAMGSGTDVAMEAAGITLMRSDLGGVVTALELSRQTIGIIRQNLFFAFIYNALGIPVAAGLLYPMFGILLSPMLAAAAMALSSVSVLTNSLRLRGFRPPQLDGSLADESGRGGLR, from the coding sequence ATGTCTGCCTCGCCCGAAACTGAAATTACCACCCTCGATATCGAAGGCATGACGTGCGCCTCGTGTGCATCGTTCGTGGAAAAGTCCTTGAGCCGCACGCCGGGCGTGCAAAGCGCCATCGTCAATTTCGCCACCGAAAAAGCCACCATCCAGTACCTGCCCGATCAGGCCAGTCCCGCTACCCTGCGCGAGGCCGTGGTGCAGGCCGGCTATGGCGTGACCGAGCGCGCCCCCGATACCAGCGCCGCCGAGCGTAGTGCCGAGCTGGACCGCCAAAAAGCCGCCGCCTACCAGCAGCTCAAGCGCCGGTTCTGGGTGGCCGCCGGGCTGGCTTTGCTCATCATGCCCCTGAGTATGCTCATGCTCTGGCCTGCGCTGATGCATCGCCTGAACATGCAGTGGCTGAACTACTCGCTGCTCCTGCTCACGCTGCCCGTGCTGGCCTACAGTGGGCGGGAGTTCTACAACTCTGCTTGGAACGGGCTGCGCCACCGCACGGCCAACATGGACACGCTTATTGCCGTGGGCACCGGGGCCGCTTTTCTCTATAGCCTGGCCGCTACGGTAGCCCCCGGCTTTTTCATGCGGCGGGGCCTCATGCCCGAGGTGTACTACGATACCACGGCTACCATCATTGCCCTGATTTTGCTTGGCAAGGTGCTGGAGCTGCGGGCCAAAACCCAAACCTCCGCCGCTATTCGCACGCTGATGGGGCTGCAGCCCAAAACCGCCCGCGTGGTTCGCCCCGGCGGCCAGGAAATAGATGTGCCTATTGAGCTGGTGCAGCGGGGCGACGTGGTGCTGGTGCGCCCCGGCGAAAAAGTAGCCACCGACGGCATCATCGAAGAAGGCCACTCGGCCGTGGACGAAGCCATGCTCACGGGCGAAAGTCTGCCGGTAGAAAAGAACGTGGGCGACCTGGTATTTGGGGCCACGCTCAACAAAACCGGCGCCTTCCGCTTCCGCGTGACGAAAACCGGCACCGATACCATGCTCGCCCGGATTGTGCAGCTGGTGGAAGACGCCCAGGGCAGCCGCGCGCCCATCCAGCGCCTGGCCGATAAAGTCAGCGCCGTTTTTGTGCCTACGGTGGTGGGCATTGCCTTGCTTACCTTTGCCCTCTGGTTTGCGCTGGCCCCGGCCGAAACGCGCCTGCCGCTGGCGTTGGTCAATTTCGTGGCGGTGCTCATCATTGCCTGCCCGTGCGCGCTGGGGCTGGCTACACCCACTGCTATTATGGTGGGCACGGGCAAAGGAGCCGAGTACGGGGTGCTGGTACGCAATGCGGAGGCGCTGGAAAAGGCCCACCAGGTGAATACCGTGCTGCTGGATAAAACCGGTACCATCACCCGCGGCGAGCCGGCCGTAACGGACTACGTGACGGCTCCTGATCAGGATATGGGTCAGCTACTGGCCTTGATAGCCGCAGTGGAGCGGCAGAGCGAGCATCCGTTGGCGGAGGCCGTGGTGCGCTACGCCGATGCCCGGCAGGTTGTGAAACTGCCTGCTACCAGTTTCCGGGCGGTAGAAGGTCAGGGCGCTTCAGCTACCGTGGATGGCCGGGACGTGCTTATCGGCAACCAGCGGCTGCTCTCCGAAGCCGGCATAGGTCTTTCTGCCGAACTCTCCACCCAGGCCGAAACGCTGCTGACTCAGGCCAAAACGGTGCTGTACGTAGCGGTAGCGGGCCAGGTAACTGGGTTGTTGGGCGTGGCTGATACCGTGCGCCCTACCTCGGCGGCGGCTATCCGGCGCCTGCAAAGCATGGGGCTGGAAGTGGTGATGATGACCGGCGACAACCCGCAAACGGCCGGCCAGATGGCCCGGCAGGTGGGCATTACCCGCTACTTTGCCGAGGTGCTGCCCCAGGATAAAGCCGGCAAGGTGCAGGAGCTGCAGGCCGAAGGCCGAATTGTGGCCATGGTGGGTGACGGCATAAACGATGCGCCCGCGCTGGCCCAGGCCGACGTAGGACTGGCTATGGGCAGCGGCACCGACGTAGCTATGGAAGCGGCCGGCATCACCCTTATGCGCTCCGACTTAGGCGGCGTGGTCACGGCCCTGGAACTGAGCCGCCAAACCATTGGCATCATCCGCCAGAACCTGTTTTTCGCCTTTATCTACAACGCGCTGGGCATTCCGGTGGCAGCGGGGCTGCTGTATCCAATGTTTGGAATCCTACTTTCGCCCATGCTGGCCGCCGCTGCTATGGCTTTGAGCTCCGTGTCGGTACTGACCAACTCCCTGCGCCTACGCGGCTTTCGCCCGCCACAGTTGGATGGCTCATTGGCGGATGAGTCAGGCCGGGGCGGGTTGCGGTAA
- a CDS encoding SOS response-associated peptidase, protein MCGRYTLTVPPSLLEKRFEASVPLDVAPTYNAAPSQRLPIITNTEPGKVQLFQWGLLPAWVKDVKAAPKPINARAETLPEKPSFRQLLQRRRCLVLADSFYEWQRPATGSKGPKVPHRILLRTEQPFALAGLWDEWVNRETGEVQPTFTIITTEPNTLMTGIHDRMPVILPGREAELAWLDDHVGAQEHLQLLRPHAAELMHEYTVGAQVNSPGNNDATCAASFTWE, encoded by the coding sequence ATGTGCGGCCGCTACACGCTCACTGTTCCCCCTTCCCTCCTGGAAAAACGTTTTGAGGCTTCCGTGCCGCTGGATGTGGCGCCTACCTACAACGCCGCGCCGTCGCAGCGCCTGCCCATCATCACGAACACGGAGCCGGGCAAGGTGCAGCTGTTTCAGTGGGGGTTGCTGCCAGCCTGGGTGAAGGACGTGAAAGCAGCGCCTAAGCCCATCAATGCCCGCGCCGAGACGCTACCCGAAAAACCCTCGTTCCGGCAGCTGTTGCAGCGTCGGCGCTGCCTGGTGCTGGCCGACAGCTTCTACGAGTGGCAGCGGCCCGCTACTGGCAGCAAAGGCCCCAAAGTGCCGCACCGCATCCTGCTGCGCACCGAGCAGCCGTTTGCGCTGGCGGGCCTCTGGGACGAATGGGTGAACCGCGAAACCGGGGAAGTGCAGCCTACTTTCACCATCATCACCACCGAGCCCAACACGCTGATGACCGGCATCCACGACCGGATGCCGGTAATTCTGCCCGGCCGCGAAGCGGAGCTGGCCTGGCTCGACGACCACGTCGGTGCCCAGGAACACCTGCAGCTGCTGCGCCCCCACGCCGCCGAGCTGATGCACGAATACACGGTAGGCGCGCAGGTGAACTCACCCGGCAACAACGACGCAACCTGCGCGGCTTCGTTTACCTGGGAATAG
- a CDS encoding YihY/virulence factor BrkB family protein, with protein MPRRYRVSDVRRGRSYRRLIVWLKRLRFNDGQASVYDVVDRMILELKLDSVTKRASYMAFNFTIAIFPTIIFLFTLIPYIPVPNLNLDILQFLSDLIPQGMYVVIADTIEDIVNIPHGGLLSFGFGTALVLSSNGIMALLDAFDKKYHTFKRRTYLRKRVIATLLTIVLATVLIVAIAGIFFGTYIIDTLVFYEIVPERLTALLIALLRYGSVVGLFLFITCLIYYYVPAVQDRWPFLSAGAVVATLLIFLVSALFILYIKIFDSYNHFYGSIGALVGFMVWLDFVCMTLIVGFEVNVSIDAVTGRLKRYVVKGEAVASGAEQKSA; from the coding sequence ATGCCCCGCCGCTACCGCGTGTCCGATGTTCGTCGGGGGCGCTCCTACCGCCGCCTGATCGTGTGGCTCAAGCGGCTGCGCTTCAACGATGGGCAGGCCTCGGTGTACGACGTGGTGGACCGTATGATACTGGAGCTGAAGCTGGACAGCGTGACGAAGCGTGCCTCCTACATGGCCTTCAACTTCACCATTGCCATCTTCCCCACCATCATCTTCCTGTTCACGCTCATCCCCTACATCCCGGTTCCCAATCTGAACCTAGACATCCTGCAGTTTCTCTCCGACCTGATTCCGCAGGGCATGTACGTGGTCATTGCCGATACCATTGAGGACATCGTGAACATTCCGCACGGGGGGCTGCTCTCGTTTGGTTTCGGCACGGCGCTGGTGCTCAGCTCCAACGGCATCATGGCCCTGCTCGACGCCTTCGACAAGAAGTACCACACCTTCAAGCGCCGCACGTACCTGCGCAAGCGCGTCATTGCCACACTGCTCACCATTGTGCTGGCTACGGTGCTGATTGTGGCTATTGCGGGTATCTTCTTCGGGACGTATATTATTGATACGCTGGTATTTTATGAGATTGTGCCCGAGCGGCTTACGGCGCTGCTCATTGCCTTGCTGCGCTACGGCTCGGTGGTGGGGCTGTTTTTGTTTATCACCTGCCTGATTTACTACTACGTGCCGGCCGTGCAGGACCGGTGGCCGTTTCTCTCGGCTGGGGCGGTGGTGGCCACACTGCTCATCTTTCTGGTGTCCGCGCTGTTCATCCTCTACATCAAGATCTTCGACTCCTACAACCACTTCTACGGCTCCATCGGGGCGCTGGTAGGCTTCATGGTCTGGCTCGACTTCGTGTGTATGACGCTCATTGTGGGCTTCGAGGTGAACGTGAGCATCGATGCCGTGACGGGCCGCCTGAAGCGCTATGTGGTTAAAGGTGAGGCTGTAGCTTCGGGAGCGGAGCAAAAATCAGCCTAG
- a CDS encoding thioesterase family protein, which produces MYSHDTQIRVRYAETDQMGYVYHGNYAAYFEVARTEAFRQLGIRYKDMEADGVGMPVGELRTRFRRPARYDDLLTVRLLLKQPAEGSRVLFEYEIYNEAQELLTEGHTLMVFVNAATGRPVPMPADIQAKLAPYFTEDDLGSPITPPANPSDAPAPAAFLKG; this is translated from the coding sequence ATGTACAGTCACGACACTCAGATCCGCGTGCGGTACGCTGAAACCGACCAGATGGGCTACGTGTACCACGGCAACTACGCCGCGTACTTTGAGGTAGCCCGCACCGAAGCGTTTCGCCAGTTGGGCATCCGCTACAAGGATATGGAAGCCGACGGCGTAGGTATGCCGGTAGGGGAGCTGCGCACCCGCTTCCGCCGCCCGGCCCGCTACGACGACCTGCTCACGGTGCGCCTGCTGCTCAAGCAGCCCGCCGAAGGCTCCCGGGTGCTGTTCGAGTATGAAATCTACAACGAAGCCCAAGAGCTGCTCACCGAGGGCCACACGCTGATGGTGTTCGTGAATGCTGCCACCGGCCGCCCCGTACCCATGCCCGCCGATATCCAGGCCAAGCTGGCGCCCTACTTCACCGAAGACGACCTGGGCAGCCCGATCACGCCGCCCGCCAACCCCTCAGATGCCCCGGCCCCGGCGGCTTTCCTGAAGGGATAA
- the mltG gene encoding endolytic transglycosylase MltG, protein MAKPRIDYKAQALRRRNRFAYIVGVLGILLITFSYYFYQVFFTPNVETKGRPTYVLVRRGQTAKAVLDSIEATGAIVDKLSLHFVARLMKYDKLVKPGRYELKEGYTNRQLINDLRTGRQSPLKLTFQNIRLRQDLARKLSTAIDSRPGQFDSLLRSPTYTKALGFDTTSILTMFIPNTYELYWNSTPDNLMQRLKKEYDKFWTPARDAKRQKLGLSRAEVSTLASIVEAEQQQHADERPRVAGVYLNRLRRGMKLQADPTVVYANQDFSIRRVLNVHLQKDSPYNTYKYAGLPPGPINLPSIASIDAVLNPESHQYLYFCAKEDFSGYHAFARNEQEHLVNARRYQAALSRKGIMK, encoded by the coding sequence ATGGCCAAACCCCGCATCGACTACAAAGCCCAGGCCCTGCGCCGTCGCAACCGCTTCGCCTACATCGTGGGCGTGCTGGGCATCCTGCTCATTACCTTTTCCTACTACTTCTACCAGGTTTTCTTCACGCCCAACGTCGAAACCAAGGGCCGCCCCACCTACGTGCTGGTGCGCCGGGGGCAGACGGCCAAAGCCGTGCTCGACTCCATTGAGGCCACCGGCGCCATCGTGGATAAGCTCAGCCTGCACTTCGTGGCCCGCCTCATGAAATATGACAAGCTGGTGAAACCCGGCCGCTACGAGCTGAAGGAGGGCTACACCAACCGCCAGCTCATCAACGATCTGCGCACCGGGCGCCAGTCCCCGCTCAAGCTCACGTTTCAGAACATCCGGCTGCGCCAGGATCTGGCCCGCAAGCTCAGCACCGCCATCGACTCGCGCCCCGGACAGTTCGACTCCCTGCTTCGCTCGCCCACCTACACCAAGGCCCTGGGCTTCGACACCACGAGCATCCTCACGATGTTCATTCCGAACACCTACGAGCTGTACTGGAACTCGACGCCCGACAACCTCATGCAGCGCCTGAAAAAGGAGTACGATAAGTTCTGGACGCCTGCCCGCGACGCCAAGCGCCAAAAACTGGGCCTTAGCCGGGCCGAGGTAAGCACGCTGGCCAGCATTGTGGAGGCTGAGCAGCAGCAGCACGCCGACGAGCGGCCCCGCGTGGCCGGGGTGTACCTCAACCGCCTCCGGCGCGGCATGAAGCTGCAGGCCGACCCCACGGTGGTGTACGCCAACCAGGATTTCAGTATCCGCCGCGTGCTGAACGTACATCTGCAGAAAGACTCGCCTTACAACACGTACAAGTACGCGGGTTTGCCGCCCGGCCCCATCAACCTGCCCAGCATTGCCAGCATCGACGCCGTGCTGAACCCCGAAAGCCACCAGTACCTGTACTTCTGCGCCAAGGAGGATTTCAGCGGCTACCATGCCTTTGCCCGTAATGAGCAGGAGCACCTTGTAAACGCCCGCCGCTATCAGGCCGCCCTGAGCCGTAAGGGAATTATGAAGTAG